The following proteins come from a genomic window of Paenibacillus sp. CAA11:
- a CDS encoding xylulokinase gives MNHVDMKQAITAGKTSLGIEFGSTRIKAVLIDERFETIASGSYEWENLLKDGYWTYNLTDIITGMQEAYREMKQEVERKYEVTLDTIGSIGFSAMMHGYMAFDSTGELLVPFRTWRNATTGAAARELTDKFQFNIPERWSIAHLYQAILNEEEHVPRVDFITTLSGFIHWLLTGNKALGIGDASGMFPIDEATHDYHESMIKQFDELVAAKGYPWKLKSILPKVYNAGDQAGVLTEAGAKMLDISQTLQPGIPLCPPEGDAGTGMVATNSVRKRTGNVSVGTSVFAMIVLEKELTNVYPEIDLVTTPNGSPVGMVHANNCSSDINAWLGLFREFSEAMGQKVDTQQLFSVMFNKALEADPDGGGLLSYGYFSGENITGIEKGRPLFVRSPESNFNLANFMRTHLFTAFGALKIGMDILTKNEHVAIDGILAHGGLFKTPVVGQKIVAAAMNVPVSVMATAGEGGAWGMAILASYMINKDQQEALEDFLDHKVFKDAEGQEVQPDQSDVQGFEVFIERYKKGLAIEQAAVDHLVEKWRD, from the coding sequence ATGAATCATGTAGACATGAAGCAGGCGATTACTGCGGGGAAGACTTCCCTGGGTATCGAATTCGGATCGACACGGATCAAAGCGGTGTTGATTGATGAGCGATTTGAAACGATCGCATCTGGAAGTTATGAATGGGAAAACCTCTTGAAAGACGGATATTGGACGTACAACTTGACAGATATCATCACCGGTATGCAGGAAGCTTATCGTGAAATGAAGCAAGAGGTTGAGCGCAAGTATGAGGTCACCCTCGACACGATCGGTTCCATAGGCTTCTCTGCAATGATGCACGGATATATGGCTTTTGACAGCACAGGCGAGCTGCTGGTTCCATTTCGGACTTGGCGCAATGCGACAACCGGGGCTGCAGCAAGAGAATTAACGGATAAGTTCCAATTCAACATCCCTGAACGCTGGAGCATCGCGCATCTCTATCAAGCGATATTGAACGAAGAAGAGCATGTGCCCCGTGTTGATTTTATAACTACTTTATCCGGATTTATTCACTGGCTATTGACGGGTAATAAAGCGCTGGGCATTGGGGATGCATCGGGCATGTTCCCTATTGATGAGGCTACCCACGATTATCATGAATCGATGATCAAGCAGTTTGATGAGCTCGTTGCGGCCAAGGGCTACCCTTGGAAGCTTAAGAGTATCCTTCCCAAAGTCTATAACGCAGGCGACCAAGCAGGGGTATTAACCGAGGCTGGAGCCAAAATGCTGGATATATCACAGACCCTGCAGCCAGGCATTCCGCTTTGCCCTCCGGAGGGTGATGCCGGAACAGGAATGGTTGCTACGAATAGCGTTAGGAAACGCACAGGGAACGTCTCTGTAGGGACTTCCGTTTTTGCCATGATCGTACTAGAGAAAGAGCTCACTAATGTCTATCCGGAGATTGATCTGGTTACGACGCCAAACGGTAGTCCGGTCGGGATGGTTCATGCCAACAATTGTTCAAGTGATATCAATGCTTGGCTCGGCTTGTTCCGGGAGTTCTCCGAAGCCATGGGGCAGAAGGTGGACACCCAACAATTATTCAGTGTGATGTTCAACAAGGCCTTGGAAGCGGACCCGGATGGCGGCGGATTGCTCAGCTATGGTTATTTCTCAGGCGAGAATATTACGGGAATTGAGAAAGGCCGGCCGCTGTTTGTCCGCTCCCCTGAGAGCAATTTCAATTTAGCGAATTTCATGCGGACGCATCTGTTCACCGCCTTTGGAGCGCTCAAGATCGGGATGGACATTTTGACGAAGAATGAACATGTCGCTATTGATGGCATCCTGGCTCACGGCGGCTTATTTAAGACCCCAGTAGTCGGACAGAAGATTGTTGCAGCGGCTATGAACGTTCCGGTTTCCGTCATGGCAACAGCCGGGGAAGGCGGAGCATGGGGCATGGCGATTCTAGCTTCTTATATGATCAACAAAGATCAACAAGAAGCGTTGGAAGACTTCCTGGATCACAAGGTCTTTAAGGATGCTGAGGGACAGGAAGTTCAGCCAGATCAATCTGATGTGCAAGGATTCGAAGTGTTCATCGAGCGGTATAAGAAGGGCTTAGCCATTGAGCAGGCTGCTGTAGACCACTTAGTGGAGAAAT
- a CDS encoding GntR family transcriptional regulator, whose translation MRPKYQVIIDDIKSNILSGGYSVGEQIPTESALQDKYKVSRQTVRKAILELSNEGFLRSEKGSGTYVSSQYRSRSGTNSKRTIGVITTYISDYIFPSIIRGIEGRLNEDNYSLLLASTNNDVAQEKKALEMMLSFGVDGLIIEPTKSNLYNPNIAYYLSFKEQDVPIIMINAYYEELEVPFFCLDDVQSSYLATKELISKGHTQIGIISKMDDLQGKYRMKGYIKALGEAKLRFHPDQVLSYDTETKPDLSDSLREFLSDNRDDLTAIVCYNDEVGLEVVNVCRQLGISVPDELSIIGQDNSYIAKNANIKLTTLTHPQEQMGRDAADWVIKKLQGKKDLPNDTYYQPVLIEGETVKEIEVQ comes from the coding sequence TTGAGGCCAAAGTATCAGGTCATTATTGATGATATAAAAAGCAATATTCTCTCAGGAGGTTACAGTGTAGGAGAACAAATCCCTACAGAGTCCGCTTTGCAGGACAAATACAAAGTTAGCCGCCAAACGGTGCGGAAGGCCATACTGGAGCTATCGAACGAGGGTTTCTTAAGAAGCGAGAAGGGATCTGGCACTTATGTCAGCAGCCAATATCGGTCAAGATCCGGCACAAACTCCAAGCGAACCATCGGTGTGATCACCACCTACATCTCTGATTACATCTTCCCCTCGATCATCCGCGGCATTGAAGGCAGACTGAACGAAGATAACTACTCGCTGCTGTTAGCCAGTACGAATAATGATGTCGCCCAAGAGAAGAAAGCGCTAGAGATGATGCTGTCCTTCGGGGTGGACGGTTTGATTATTGAACCCACGAAGAGCAATCTGTACAATCCGAATATCGCCTACTACCTGTCGTTCAAGGAGCAGGACGTCCCAATCATTATGATCAATGCCTATTATGAGGAATTAGAGGTTCCTTTTTTCTGTCTGGATGACGTGCAGTCCAGCTATCTTGCCACCAAAGAGCTGATCTCCAAAGGGCATACTCAAATCGGAATTATCTCCAAAATGGACGATTTACAGGGGAAATATCGGATGAAGGGATATATCAAGGCTCTCGGTGAAGCCAAGTTACGCTTTCACCCGGACCAAGTGCTCTCCTACGATACCGAGACAAAGCCGGACCTGTCTGACAGCTTGAGAGAGTTCTTAAGTGACAATAGAGACGATTTAACGGCCATTGTCTGCTACAACGACGAGGTAGGCCTAGAAGTCGTAAATGTATGCCGGCAGCTTGGCATATCTGTTCCGGACGAGTTATCCATCATTGGTCAGGACAATTCTTATATAGCCAAGAATGCCAATATCAAGCTGACAACCCTGACGCATCCCCAAGAGCAAATGGGGCGGGATGCCGCGGATTGGGTGATCAAGAAACTGCAAGGTAAGAAGGACTTGCCGAACGATACCTATTATCAGCCCGTGTTAATCGAAGGGGAGACGGTGAAAGAGATCGAGGTACAGTAG
- a CDS encoding uracil-DNA glycosylase, with the protein MDHSFVILPEEQTPKGIQHCELCELSRQRHRVIWGEGNPNAPLMLILDNPGAREDREGNSFLCGTRETLQLGLREAGIEIDSVYVTYLLKCRPVRAYDKPTARAACFPHLQLQLGEKQPLVLFGFGNVVAEALFPQQENISVKELRGSWQEFRGMPIGFTYHPLAVRRRPNLLRFFIDDLAALKEKWRERAADKSSSNNHG; encoded by the coding sequence CTGTGAGCTTTGCGAACTATCCAGGCAGAGACACCGCGTCATCTGGGGTGAGGGGAACCCGAATGCCCCGCTGATGCTAATTCTGGATAATCCGGGGGCACGAGAGGACCGGGAGGGGAACTCATTTCTGTGCGGTACCCGGGAAACCCTCCAGCTGGGTTTGAGGGAAGCGGGGATAGAGATAGACTCGGTTTATGTCACCTACTTGCTCAAATGCCGTCCGGTGCGTGCATACGATAAGCCCACAGCAAGAGCCGCATGTTTTCCCCATCTGCAGCTGCAGCTTGGTGAGAAGCAGCCGCTTGTACTATTTGGATTTGGTAATGTTGTGGCAGAGGCCCTATTCCCGCAGCAGGAGAATATCAGTGTTAAGGAATTGCGGGGCAGCTGGCAGGAGTTCAGGGGCATGCCTATCGGCTTTACCTATCATCCGCTTGCTGTAAGAAGGCGGCCCAACTTACTTAGGTTTTTCATAGACGATTTGGCAGCTTTGAAGGAAAAGTGGAGGGAAAGAGCAGCGGATAAAAGCAGCTCAAACAACCATGGATGA